From a region of the Paenibacillus segetis genome:
- a CDS encoding sensor histidine kinase, translating to MIKRTLVRMTIWNSTIVFCLLIILGGALYGLARYRIYSDIDRQLVFNIDHMQQFSLINGEQVINIDSQEPERFMMSFYWDSNDTLLQSFIYKWQFIDLSSMLREKQNHMGPESIRVDKKTYRFVSRPYQGNLPVVEELSNTPLKTVQLYTEISAEAYYLNRLLWSISIGIGIGALISIIAGYALARRALIPIQKAWDKQQQFVADASHELRSPLSVVRGQTQILLRHPDHTIEEEIAPISTILKETKRMSNMVDGLLLLARGDSHEEVISCKPVRVDGIIKEIAKNMEPIMDYKQLRLQLHVEGSELLMKGDEDRLTQLFIILLDNAIKFTQADGKIDLECLRQGKSVLITVKDNGVGISEDELPLIFNRFYKGDSSRNRGEHGAGLGLSIARWIVDQHQGSIHISSWVGCGTTVMIRFPVIS from the coding sequence CGTATTTTGCTTGCTCATCATACTGGGGGGAGCGTTATACGGGTTGGCGCGTTATCGGATCTATTCCGACATTGACCGTCAGCTGGTGTTTAATATTGACCACATGCAACAGTTTTCTCTAATTAACGGGGAGCAAGTCATTAACATTGATTCGCAGGAACCAGAACGTTTTATGATGTCATTTTATTGGGATTCCAACGATACCTTGCTTCAAAGCTTTATATATAAATGGCAATTTATCGATTTGAGTTCGATGCTTCGGGAAAAACAAAACCACATGGGACCCGAGTCAATACGCGTGGATAAGAAAACCTATCGATTCGTGAGCAGACCCTATCAGGGCAATTTGCCAGTAGTCGAGGAACTGTCTAACACGCCTTTGAAAACAGTTCAGTTATATACGGAAATTTCTGCCGAGGCGTATTATTTGAATCGGTTATTATGGAGTATTAGTATCGGTATCGGTATCGGCGCGTTAATATCTATCATAGCAGGTTACGCATTGGCTAGACGGGCGCTCATTCCGATTCAGAAGGCTTGGGACAAGCAGCAGCAATTCGTTGCAGATGCCTCTCACGAGTTGAGGAGTCCGCTTTCAGTCGTCCGAGGGCAAACGCAAATATTGTTACGTCATCCCGATCATACGATCGAAGAAGAAATCGCTCCAATTTCAACCATTCTGAAAGAAACCAAAAGAATGAGCAACATGGTAGACGGGCTGCTTCTTCTGGCAAGAGGCGATTCCCATGAGGAAGTTATCTCATGCAAACCTGTGCGAGTTGACGGGATCATTAAAGAGATTGCAAAAAATATGGAGCCGATAATGGATTACAAGCAGTTGCGGTTACAGCTTCATGTCGAAGGCTCGGAATTGCTCATGAAAGGAGATGAGGATCGCCTCACACAGTTGTTCATAATTTTGTTGGACAATGCTATTAAATTTACGCAAGCAGATGGGAAAATCGATCTTGAGTGTCTTAGGCAGGGGAAATCAGTTCTCATAACCGTCAAGGATAACGGAGTGGGTATTTCGGAAGACGAATTGCCACTCATATTTAATCGCTTTTACAAGGGAGATTCCTCTAGAAATAGAGGGGAGCATGGAGCGGGTCTAGGGCTATCGATCGCGCGTTGGATCGTCGATCAACATCAAGGTTCTATCCACATTAGCAGCTGGGTAGGGTGTGGTACGACCGTTATGATTCGTTTTCCGGTAATTAGTTAA
- a CDS encoding polysaccharide deacetylase family protein, translated as MKVRKRLYSMLVALLAILLVASCASKTSNVESLPSGTSSGSNTGSTSNGQSYKIDKQTNTIVPIDPQKHETNVVLLTFDDGPNPEVSTKILNTLDKHKAKAIFFMNGPQIEKNPELVKLVHERGQMIGNHSWDHIDLSEESKDSVVKQMGDVQKAVMDITETAPIFIRPPYLSINENVTQAAEENNLNIITITIDSRDWEMSAEKNDPEELAQRIADQLHPGANILMHELPWTAEALEILLTKATEKGYSFVDPMNIQID; from the coding sequence ATGAAGGTTAGAAAGAGATTGTACAGCATGTTAGTTGCTTTGCTTGCGATCCTATTGGTGGCTTCGTGTGCTTCGAAGACGTCGAATGTGGAGTCATTACCATCAGGAACGAGTTCTGGATCAAACACTGGATCAACGTCTAATGGACAGTCTTATAAAATAGACAAGCAAACGAACACCATCGTGCCGATTGATCCGCAGAAGCACGAAACTAATGTTGTTCTGTTAACGTTCGATGACGGTCCTAATCCAGAAGTGAGTACGAAGATTTTGAACACACTCGACAAACATAAGGCGAAAGCGATCTTTTTTATGAACGGTCCTCAGATCGAGAAAAATCCGGAGCTTGTTAAGCTTGTTCATGAACGAGGTCAGATGATTGGTAATCATTCTTGGGATCATATTGATCTAAGCGAGGAAAGCAAAGACTCGGTCGTTAAGCAGATGGGTGACGTTCAGAAGGCAGTAATGGATATAACAGAAACAGCCCCGATATTTATTCGCCCTCCATATTTGTCCATCAACGAAAATGTTACACAAGCAGCAGAAGAGAACAATCTTAATATAATAACCATAACGATAGATTCAAGGGATTGGGAAATGTCGGCAGAGAAAAATGACCCCGAAGAGCTTGCTCAACGTATTGCGGATCAACTCCACCCAGGGGCTAACATTCTCATGCACGAGTTGCCATGGACGGCTGAAGCCCTCGAAATTTTGCTTACAAAGGCTACTGAGAAAGGTTACAGCTTCGTTGATCCAATGAATATCCAGATAGACTAA